A genomic segment from Triticum dicoccoides isolate Atlit2015 ecotype Zavitan chromosome 1A, WEW_v2.0, whole genome shotgun sequence encodes:
- the LOC119368201 gene encoding leucine-rich repeat extensin-like protein 6, translating to MEQPHFNPLAMLRLRTVAVAAALLLLLSSPAPTSQLSLGATFGVWINGAAAPPPPPGSASLGPSSTQIQGGGQEYTALQALKAAIFEDPRGALSSWQGPNVCAYKGVYCSAPPAGAAAAGAVVAGIDLNHASLKGTLPAALSLLSHLTFLHLNSNRLAGAVPDTLGDLQYLTELDLSNNLFSGPFPAATLLIPSLVYLDLRFNGFSGELPDEVFAKNLDALFLNNNQFEGQIPETLWSSPATAITLANNRLTGPVPTAYGYGGRVRELLFLNNKLTGCVPEALGFLPYIEVLDLSNNLLSGHLPSTLSCLSGIEVLNIAHNQFTGELPELVCDLRRITNLSVSFNFFSGISQDCDRLAGRNVFDFAGNCVPGRGMQRPQPECDDAPGDVGLSCLRIPGSRPVACAEAAVSIGIGVTFGGPLPLGLSGGGAGVTVTVP from the coding sequence ATGGAGCAGCCACACTTCAATCCTCTCGCGATGCTACGTCTACGTACTGTAGCCGTGGCCGccgccttgctgctgctgctgtcctcCCCCGCCCCGACCTCCCAGCTCAGCCTCGGCGCCACATTTGGCGTCTGGATCAATGGCGCCGcggcgccaccgcctcctcccggCTCCGCCTCGCTGGGGCCCTCCTCGACGCAGATCCAAGGCGGCGGGCAAGAATACACGGCGCTGCAGGCCCTGAAGGCGGCCATCTTTGAGGACCCCCGCGGCGCGCTGTCGTCCTGGCAGGGGCCAAATGTCTGCGCCTACAAGGGCGTCTACTGCTCCGCGCCGCCcgctggcgcggcggcggcgggcgcggtggtcgccggcatTGACCTCAACCACGCGAGCCTCAAGGGCACGctcccggccgccctctccctcctctcccaCCTCACGTTCCTCCACCTTAACAGCAACCGCCTCGCCGGCGCCGTTCCAGACACGCTCGGGGACCTGCAGTACCTCACCGAACTGGACCTGAGCAACAACCTGTTCTCCGGGCCCTTCCCCGCGGCCACATTGCTCATACCGTCGCTGGTCTACCTCGACCTGCGGTTCAACGGCTTCTCCGGCGAGCTCCCTGACGAGGTCTTCGCCAAGAACCTGGACGCGCTCTTCCTCAACAACAACCAGTTCGAGGGCCAGATCCCGGAGACGTTGTGGTCGTCACCGGCAACGGCGATCACCCTGGCGAACAACCGCCTGACGGGGCCCGTCCCGACGGCCTACGGCTACGGCGGCAGGGTCCGTGAGTTGCTGTTCCTCAACAACAAGCTGACCGGCTGCGTCCCGGAGGCCCTGGGGTTCCTGCCTTACATCGAGGTGCTGGACCTCAGCAACAACCTGCTGTCGGGCCACCTGCCGAGCACGCTGTCGTGCCTCTCCGGCATCGAGGTGCTCAACATCGCGCACAACCAGTTCACCGGCGAGCTGCCGGAGCTGGTGTGCGACCTGAGGCGGATCACGAACCTGTCGGTCTCCTTCAACTTCTTTTCCGGGATCAGCCAGGATTGCGACCGGCTGGCGGGGCGGAATGTCTTCGACTTTGCGGGCAACTGCGTCCCGGGGCGGGGCATGCAACGGCCGCAGCCCGAGTGCGACGACGCGCCGGGAGACGTCGGGCTCAGCTGCCTGCGCATCCCGGGGTCGCGCCCTGTTGCGTGCGCCGAGGCCGCGGTGTCCATCGGCATCGGCGTCACCTTCGGCGGCCCGCTGCCGTTGGGGCTGTCCGGCGGCGGCGCCGGTGTCACGGTCACCGTCCCCTGA